The genomic window CAGCGGCGCGGTCGCCCGCTCCTCGCTGACGCTCGACTCTCCCAGAGGGAGAGTGAAGTGAATCCGTCATTAATACACTTCACGTCCCCCGCGAATAGAACGCTGCGACGGGAACAATCACCGTTGCTCCCGCTGCTCGCGTAAGGTTCATGTCCCCATTCACCGTATCTGCATTCAGCGTTGTGTTCGCGGAGCGAACAACGACCTTAGCACTCGTTCGTGGGCGCCACGGGCAGGTCCGTGAGGTCGGTGCTGGCTAGGATCACCGGTCGCGGGAGAAACTTCGTCGATCGATTCGATTCCGGCGCTGAAATCGTAGGTAAAGCCGCCGCTGGGGTCCCAGTCGACCATCACGTTTTCCACGGGCGTGCCTTCGACGTTTCGCGACAACAACTCGGGCCGACAATTCCGGCAGGATGTATTGTTCGAGCACCTGATCGACCTTCCGAGCTCCGGTGTCGACCGATAGACACATATTCGCCAGTTCTCGGATCAAACCGATCGCTAAAGGTCAGTTCCGCGCCGTGCTGTTGGTGCACTCGGCTGACCACCTTATCCAATTTCAGACGGGCAATGCGTTCCAGCACGCTGGTCTGCAAGGGGAAGTAGGGCAGTACGGTAATGCGTCCCAGAAACGCCGGCTTGAACGTTTTTAATAGTTCTTCATGCAAGGCAGCTTTGAGGTCATGCATTTTGGGCCGTGTTCCGCCTTCGCACATTTTAGCGACCAAATCCGTGCCGGCATTGGTGGTGATGATCAGCACGGTGTTTTTTGAAATCGATGTCGCGTCCTTGCCCGTCCTTCATATTGCCTTTGTCGAAGACCTGGTAGAACACGTCCTGCACGCCGCTGTGCGCCTTTTCCAGTTCGTCCAGCAAGACCACCGAGTAGGGTTTGCGGCGAACGGCTTCGGTCAGCACTCCGCCTTCGCCGTAGCCGACGTAGCCGGGGGGCGAACCCATCAACAGCGATACTTTGTGCTCTTCTTTTGAACTCGGACATGTTGATCGTCGTGAGATGCTGATTGCCACCGTACAACACATCGGCAAGTGCCAAAGCGGTTTCGGTTTTACCGACGCCCGAAGTGCCCGCCAACATGAATACCCAATGGGCTTATTGGGATCGCCCAATCCCGCTCGCGAGGAACGGATATGCCGCGCGATTTCGTCCAAAGCGTGCGACTGGCCGACCACGCTTTGCTCCAACCGTTCTTTCAGGTGCAGCACCGCCGTGGTTTGATCGGTGCTCATCCCGCCCCAGCGGGATTCCGGTCCAGGCGAGATCGTGGCGGCCACCGATTGGGTATCGACGTCGACGTACACCAGCGGCTGTTCGACTTGCACGGCAGCTAGTTGAGCTTCCGCTTCCGTTAAAGCTGCCAATTGTTTCCGCGACACTGCTTTGCGGGGGCCGGTCCGAGCAAGCTTCCACGGCATCCACACCTTTCGCAGCATCCGCATCAGCATTCGCGGCCTGTTCCGCCGGCGATGCATGGTCGGCTTGGATGGCTCGTTTGATTTCCAGAATCTTGGAGACCATTTGTTGTTCGCTTTCATAGCGGC from Roseimaritima ulvae includes these protein-coding regions:
- a CDS encoding ATP-dependent Clp protease ATP-binding subunit, yielding MLIITTNAGTDLVAKMCEGGTRPKMHDLKAALHEELLKTFKPAFLGRITVLPYFPLQTSVLERIARLKLDKVVSRVHQQHGAELTFSDRFDPRTGEYVSIGRHRSSEGRSGARTIHPAGIVGPSCCRETSKARPWKT